ACAGGTGTGATTTATTGAAGTTTGGATGTGTGATGACGGATGAGCTTAGAGCAGACATAACACAAGAGAAACTAGATTTGATCCAGAGAACACCATTTGGGAGTTTGTTTATGGCGTATTACAATGTTACATTAATAGAATCTGCTTGCaaaaaatctgatttggaaATAGTGGCTCTCTTGAAGTGTTTTAACCAGCAAAACAAAAGTTTTATGTTTGGGGAGTTCACCGGTACTATAACCAGCAAAGACATCTCTGAGTTATTTGGCTTAACACTCATTGGGGAAGAAATTAACCTagaccagaagaagaagaaagaggatgcCGGGTTCAGGACAGGACAACTGGGCGGAGTTCCGAGGATGAGCAAGGCAATattagaacaaaaaataaaacatgtagCTAAGTTGAGAGGGAATGAGGATGAAAAAGATTTTATAAGGCTTGTCTGTCTCTACTTTTGCGTTACATTATTCCTCTGCAATAGTGGTAATGAACTCGGTTGGAATGTCGTCTCATATATAGAGGATATTGAAACAATGTCGCAGTATGCATGGGCACCTTTAGTGTGTGATCATTTAATGGAATCGATTATGAAGATGAATGGTCATCCTGAAACTGCATGTGGGTGTGTAATTGCTCTGCCGGTAaggtattctttcatttgatttctCTTATATATTTATCTCTTGGTATTGTATCCTTGATCATGGTCAATTTTGCATAGTATTGGTTTTGTGAGCGGACTCTCTTCATTGA
This portion of the Rosa chinensis cultivar Old Blush chromosome 1, RchiOBHm-V2, whole genome shotgun sequence genome encodes:
- the LOC121052933 gene encoding uncharacterized protein LOC121052933 — encoded protein: MAKKEYPYLEYRCDLLKFGCVMTDELRADITQEKLDLIQRTPFGSLFMAYYNVTLIESACKKSDLEIVALLKCFNQQNKSFMFGEFTGTITSKDISELFGLTLIGEEINLDQKKKKEDAGFRTGQLGGVPRMSKAILEQKIKHVAKLRGNEDEKDFIRLVCLYFCVTLFLCNSGNELGWNVVSYIEDIETMSQYAWAPLVCDHLMESIMKMNGHPETACGCVIALPVSIGFVSGLSSLNR